A single region of the Kwoniella botswanensis chromosome 1, complete sequence genome encodes:
- a CDS encoding thioredoxin, translating to MVKAIESHQEFKDLISGSQPVVVDYWATWCGPCKMISPHFAKLEEKYPGVKFVKVDVEEQEEIAKEAGIKAMPTFIAYKDGQPIETVTGAVPAKLNALLEKISA from the exons aTGGTTAAAGCTATCGAATCCCACCAAGAATTCAAGGACCTC ATCTCCGGCTCTCAACCTGTCGTCGTCGACTACTGGGCCACATGGTGTGGTCCCTGTAAGATGATCTCTCCTCATTTCGCCAAGCTCGAGGAGAAATACCCAGGTGTCAAATTCGTTAAAGTTGACGTTGAGGaacaagag GAAATCGCCAAAGAAGCCGGTATCAAGGCTATGCCAACTTTCATCGCTTACAAGGATGGTCAACCCATTGAGACCGTCACTGGAGCTGTCCCCGCTAAGCTTAAT GCTCTTCTCGAAAAGATCTCCGCTTAA
- a CDS encoding dihydroorotate dehydrogenase (fumarate) encodes MSRPLLASLRRPLLTRPAVPLRQTPIQPLRHASTTPSYPSAPRRFISSTLFVAGGVLLVAYYYDSRSLLHEHVVMPLVRLVLDAEQGHKIAVRLLSLDKWARPRDMGVDDVELQTELFGQKITNPVGIAAGFDKDADAIDGLFDLGFGYVEVGSVTPEPQPGNPKPRFFRLEEDSAAINRYGFNSLGHGHTLARLRARLVAFAQSHPSLFPSPLPLNPLPPTGIPRSLRPGQLLAVNLGKNKVSPAESNEDYIKGVKLLGPYADVIVINVSSPNTPGLRALQGKEVLKNLLSDVVHERNGLKNSDGLPKIAVKVASDLSEDEIADVAYAVRSSGVEGVIVSNTTVRRGELGLVSDKQDEIGGLSGKPLFPYALESIKTLRPLLPPSIPLIGCGGVSTGEDALKMARAGASLVQLYTSFGYRGVGTPRLIKDEITTQLHTGKSSWLGQVGKDYSNGQMGWDENRIKRESDEIKKEAENLGDLLRHISEKESMADLINRAEQALGRGKSESVAEGPRDNLAGSTSTTSAGSIPDQGNDVAQGLIESGGANIQQGAEGQQQGRLIEDTPTQNQTPSSIQEALISTPESIDLTPRLVIVDHPPIPETRSDEREDEWVQSVRSGQRRLV; translated from the exons ATGTCCCGACCCCTTCTCGCTTCTCTTCGTCGACCGTTGCTCACCCGACCGGCTGTTCCCCTCCGACAGACCCCCATCCAACCCCTTCGACATGCCTCTACTACCCCTTCCTACCCCTCCGCTCCCAGGCGATTCATCTCCTCGACCCTCTTCGTAGCGGGTGGTGTACTGCTCGTAGCATACTACTACGACTCGAGATCATTACTGCATGAGCACGTGGTCATGCCTCTTGTCAGACTGGTTCTTGATGCTGAGCAAGGCCATAAAATCGCTGTGAGATTGTTGAGTCTGGATAAATGGGCGAGACCTAGGGATATGGGCGTGGACGATGTTGAATTGCAGACAGAG CTGTTCGGTCAAAAGATAACAAACCCTGTTGGGATAGCTGCTGGGTTCGACAAGGATGCTGATGCGATTGATGGGTTATTCGACCTCGGGTTTGGTTATGTGGAAGTTGGAAGTGTGACACCTGAGCCTCAG CCCGGTAATCCAAAACCCAGATTCTTCAGACTGGAAGAAGATTCGGCCGCAATCAATCGATACGGCTTCAACTCTCTAGGTCATGGACACACACTAGCACGACTTAGAGCTCGTCTCGTAGCATTCGCTCAATCCcatccttcccttttccccTCACCTTTACCGCTCAACCCCCTGCCTCCGACGGGCATACCTCGATCCCTCCGACCCGGTCAACTGCTAGCTGTCAACTTGGGTAAAAACAAGGTTTCTCCTGCCGAGTCAAACGAAGATTATATCAAGGGAGTCAAGCTATTAGGTCCCTACGCCGATGTGATAGTCATCAACGTCTCATCACCCAACACACCTGGTCTAAGAGCATTGCAAGGTAAAGAAGTATTGAAGAATCTCTTATCGGACGTAGTCCACGAGAGGAACGGTCTGAAAAACTCAGATGGTCTACCGAAGATAGCTGTGAAAGTTGCAAGTGACCTGtcggaagatgaaattgCCGATGTGGCTTATGCGGTCCGATCGAGTGGTGTCGAAGGAGTCATAGTCAGTAATACAACTGTTCGAAGAGGAGAACTTGGGTTGGTATCGGATAAACAGGATGAAATTGGTGGATTATCGGGTAAACCCTTATTCCCGTATGCTTTGGAATCAATCAAAACTCTTCGACCACTCCTACCGCCCTCTATACCCCTGATAGGATGTGGGGGAGTATCAACCGGGGAAGATGCTCTGAAAATGGCCAGAGCAGGTGCTAGCTTGGTACAGCTGTACACATCGTTTGGATACAGGGGTGTAGGTACACCGAGATTGATAAAGGATGAAATTACAACTCAATTACATACAGGTAAAAGCAGTTGGTTAGGACAAGTTGGAAAAGATTATAGTAATGGCCAGATGGGTTGGGACGAAAATAGGATCAAGCGTGAATCGGATGAAATAAAGAAGGAAGCCGAAAATTTGGGTGATTTGTTAAGACATATCAGCGAAAAGGAGAGCATGGCGGATCTGATCAACAGAGCTGAACAAGCTTTGGGAAGAGGTAAAAGTGAATCTGTAGCAGAAGGACCAAGAGATAATTTGGCTGGATCGACTTCAACTACGTCTGCAGGATCGATCCCTGATCAAGGAAATGATGTTGCTCAAGGTTTGATAGAATCTGGTGGTGCGAATATACAGCAAGGAGCAGAGGGACAACAACAAGGTAGATTGATAGAAGATACCCCTACTCAGAATCAAACTCCATCTTCGATTCAGGAAGCCCTGATATCCACCCCtgaatcgatcgatttgaCACCTCGATTAGTGATTGTGGATCATCCTCCCATACCTGAGACTAGATcagatgagagggaagatgaatgggTGCAGTCGGTGAGAAGTGGGCAGAGGAGACTTGTATAG
- a CDS encoding dihydroxyacetone kinase codes for MAPQHKHLLNNPATLVVDSLKGLVNLNPEVKFDEGQRVIYTPPTKPRVALLSGGGSGHEPAHAGFVGKGLLDAAICGNIFASPNVAQVRRGVELVTREKGALIVVMNYTGDALHFGLAAEQHRASGKPGDVRVLLVQDDVAVSREQGTIVGRRGLAGTILVYKIASALSDQGADLDTVEDVAKYVTSRLGTIGVGLDHCHVPGTKVGESHLDDNQLELGMGIHNEAGTHKLELPSIAQLVDQMLSKITNTNDPERSYVPFKNDGSDEVVLLVNNLGAISELEIGGITGEAVKWLQSKNIKTRRVLSGTYMTSLNMPGFSLTLLLLPGKSESSTYSSSQILEYLDAPASAPGWAWTSGKEPGVVGEKVDEVVQEKKGKEVDLAPTDSSEFLAAITRSCKALIAAEPELTQQDQIAGDGDAGLTLEAGAKAILKVIESGKLAGKNVIEDIGVIAEVVEEDMGGTSGALYSIFFAGLGKALRDAANQGNKQTTPDVWSEAAKQALDTLYKYTRARPPSRTLVDPLEAFIASLPSKGLNGAAEDAHKAADKTKELVAKAGRGAYVNQEDLKKREVPDPGAWGIWRIVDGLRGFEA; via the exons ATGGCACCTCAAC ACAAACATCTGCTTAACAACCCCGCTACTCTCGTGGTGGATTCTCTCAAGGGTCTGGTCAATTTGAACCCGGAAGTCAAGTTTGACGAGGGACAAAGGG TGATCTACACTCCCCCTACCAAGCCCCGAGTAGCCCTCCTCTcaggaggtggatcaggacATGAACCTGCCCATGCCGGATTCGTAGGCAAAGGTCTCTTGGACGCTGCGATTTGCGGAAACATCTTTGCTTCCCCCAATGTCGCCCAAGTCCGAAGAGGTGTTGAATTGGTTACGAGAGAGAAAGGAGCTTTGATAGTGGTTATGAACTACACAGGAGACGCACTTCATTTCGGTCTTGCTGCTGAACAACATAGAGCTTCAGGTAAACCCGGTGATGTTAGAGTGCTGTTGGTGCAGGATGATGTTGCTGTTTCGAGAGAACAGGGTACGATCGTTGGTAGAAG AGGTCTCGCTGGTACCATCTTAGTATACAAGATTGCCTCTGCGCTCTCAGACCAAGGAGCCGACCTTGACACCGTCGAGGATGTCGCCAAGTACGTTACCTCGAGATTGGGTACTATCGGTGTAGGACTTGATCACTGTCAT GTCCCCGGAACCAAAGTCGGTGAATCACACTTGGACGACAACCAACTTGAATTAGGTATGGGTATTCACAACGAAGCCGGTACACACAAACTTGAATTACCCTCTATCGCCCAATTGGTCGATCAGATGTTATCTAAAATCACCAACACCAATGATCCCGAAAGATCTTACGTCCCATTCAAGAATGATGGTTCAGACGAAGTTGTCTTGTTAGTCAACAATTTGGGAGCTATTAGTGAATTGGAAATTGGTGGTATCAccggtgaag CTGTAAAATGGCTTCAAAGCAAAAACATCAAGACCCGACGAGTTCTCTCCGGAACATACATGACATCTCTCAACATGCCTGGATTCTCACTTACCCTCTTGCTCCTCCCTGGTAAATCCGAATCATCAACTTACTCCTCTTCGCAAATTTTGGAATACCTCGATGCCCCGGCCAGTGCTCCTGGATGGGCTTGGACATCAGGTAAAGAACCTGGAGTGGTTGGTGAGAAGGTCGATGAGGTCGtacaagagaagaaaggcaagGAAGTCGATTTAGCTC CAACCGACTCATCCGAGTTCTTGGCCGCTATTACCCGATCATGTAAAGCCCTTATCGCCGCTGAACCCGAACTCACccaacaagatcaaatcgcaggtgatggagatgcagGTCTGACCTTGGAAGCAGGTGCCAAGGCGATCCTCAAGGTGATCGAATCGGGTAAACTGGCCGGAAAGAATGTGATTGAAGATATCGGTGTGATTGCCGAAGTGGTAGAGGAAGATATGGGAGGTACTTCCGGTGCATTGTATTCCATTTTCTTTGCTGGATTGGGTAAAGCTTTGAGAGACGCAGCGAACCAAGGTAATAAACAGACTACACCGGATGTTTGGAGTGAGGCTGCTAAACAGGCTTTGGACACTTTGTACAAAT ACACCAGAGCCAGACCACCTTCCAGAACCCTCGTAGACCCCCTCGAAGCATTCATCGCCTCCCTACCTTCCAAGGGACTTAACGGTGCCGCTGAAGATGCCCACAAAGCTGCTGACAAGACTAAAGAGTTGGTTGCTAAAGCTGGTAGAGGTGCTTATGTCAATCAAGAagacttgaagaagagggaagtaCCTGATCCTGGAGCTTGGGGTATCTGGAGGATCGTAGATGGTTTGAGAGGGTTTGAGGCGTAA
- a CDS encoding dihydropteroate synthase — MSSPPSSDSDSVNLSSLSIHLPNGLGPSAFNLSPPPPCPIILNISMFLRDRSILDTATGDSMSGLGVNYSAVSKSIYALVSCPRRVWNGPWELLWEVSTIPSALPDVDRVKVEAVMPKALLHADSARYKATYSLDDKEVVVENRKCEIKDIKLECVIGLHPHEREEKQRLEVDIEVGDVDWANWGHKYFADQVYEFVSNSSYGTIESLIHSLGSHLFNLPILSTSPSSSVSITIRKPSAIPFAVPSITVHRTKSDYPLSTSSSSSSFSADKRIFIAVGSNIGDRVDNIHKAINELRNNGCQLKNTSRLYESEPMYVEDQDRFVNGVIEISATLSPLDLLRLLKRTEKSVGRTKTFTNGPRVIDLDLIFYGTEQVKIGDRGDEPDEDGVGWLECPHRSLGEREFVLRPLADIAPNLVHPSLRQTIHQLLSRLPRTTPPPLQPIIPFSGPSRPLRLSTPSTPYIMSIFNATPDSFSDGDPARTDPSYALTAVEKLFEGDDHPDILDIGGMSTRPGSDPCTEEEEINRVIPLIQAIRSSSNEHLRQVPISVDTYRAIVAKKAVEAGASLINDVRGGNESGMLKVMAESNVPVVLMHSRGDSKNMNSAEMTDYASYGGVVEGVKKELSDLVNKAIQSGVKRWNIILDPGLGFAKTHQDNLVLLKDLNKLLEGDLKGYPMLVGGSRKGFVGKTIHKAKPTERSFGDAALNAHCALSGVVDVLRVHCHAEARDTVKMSVAVRDV; from the exons ATgtcatctccaccatcatcggaCAGCGATAGCGTCAACCTCTCATCCCTTTCCATCCACCTACCCAACGGCCTCGGTCCATCCGCATtcaatctctctcctcctccaccatgTCCCATCATACTCAACATATCAATGTTTCTCCGCGATCGATCTATATTAGATACAGCTACGGGCGACTCGATGAGCGGTCTGGGAGTGAACTACTCCGCAGTTTCGAAGTCCATTTACGCTCTCGTCTCCTGTCCACGGAGAGTATGGAATGGTCCATGGGAACTTTTGTGGGAGGTGTCGACTATCCCTTCCGCCCTGCCTGATGTAGATAGAGTGAAGGTAGAAGCTGTCATGCCTAAGGCTTTACTACATGCTGATTCGGCCAGGTATAAAGCTACATATTCGTTGGATGACAAGGAGGTTGTGGTGGAAAACAGGAAATGTGAGATTAAGGATATAAAGCTGGAATGTGTAATTGGATTACATCCCCatgagagagaggagaaacaGAGATTGGAGGTGGATATCGAAGTTGGGGATGTGGATTGGGCAAATTGGGGTCATAAGTACTTTGCAGATCAGGTttatgag TTCGTATCGAACTCATCTTACGGTACGATCGAATCCCTCATCCATTCACTCGGATCACACCTATTCAACCTACCAATATTATCAacctccccttcatcttcagtgTCGATAACGATCCGTAAACCATCTGCTATACCCTTTGCTGTACCAAGTATAACCGTACATCGAACCAAGTCAGATTACCCTTTGTCCActtcctcgtcttcgtcatctttcTCTGCGGACAAACGGATATTCATCGCTGTGGGTTCAAATATAGGAGACAGGGTAGATAATATACATAAAGCCATCAACGAATTGCGAAATAATGGATGTCAGTTGAAGAATACGAGTAGATTGTACGAGAGTGAACCGATGTAtgtagaagatcaagataggTTCGTGAATGGGGTAATTGAG ATCTCAGCTACGTTATCTCCTCTTGACCTATTACGTCTCCTGAAACGGACTGAGAAGTCAGTAGGAAGGACCAAAACATTTACGAACGGTCCCCGAGTCATTGACCTGGATCTGATATTCTACGGTACGGAGCAGGTCAAGATTGGTGACAGGGGAGACgaacctgatgaagatggagttGGATGGCTGGAATGCCCTCATAGGAGCTTGGGAGAAAGGGAATTTGTACTGAGACCTCTAGCAGA CATCGCACCCAATCTTGTCCATCCTTCCCTGCGACAGACAATACATCAACTTCTCTCTCGATTGCCTCGAACTACCCCACCGCCTCTTCAACCTATCATACCCTTCTCCGGTCCTTCCAGACCTCTACGCCTCTCTACACCCTCAACACCATACATCATGTCGATATTCAACGCCACACCCGACTCCTTCTCGGATGGTGATCCGGCACGTACCGATCCATCTTACGCTCTAACAGCAGTAGAAAAGTTATTCGAAGGAGACGATCATCCTGATATTTTGGACATAGGCGGGATGTCGACTCGACCTGGTTCAGATCCATgtacagaggaagaagagatcaatcgaGTGATACCTCTGATCCAGGCCATACGGTCATCCTCAAATGAACATCTGAGGCAGGTACCCATATCGGTCGATACCTATCGAGCAATCGTAGCAAAGAAGGCGGTTGAGGCCGGTGCAAGCCTCATCAACGATGTCAGAGGAGGTAATGAGTCAGGGATGTTGAAAGTGATGGCTGAATCGAACGTTCCTGTGGTATTGATGCATTCCAGGGGTGATTCTAAGAATATGAATTCAGCTGAGATGACCGATTACGCATCCTATGGAGGTGTAGTCGAGGGAGTTAAAAAGGAATTGAGTGATTTGGTCAATAAAGCTATACAGAGCGgagtgaagagatggaaCATCATCTTAGATCCTGGATTGGGATTCGCCAAGACCCATCAAGACAACTTGGTATTGTTGAAGGATCTGAATAAGTTGTTAGAAGGAGATTTGAAAGGATATCCAATGTTAGTAGGAGGAAGTAGGAAGGGTTTTGTAGGTAAGACGATACACAAGGCCAAACCGACCGAAAGGTCATTCGGAGATGCGGCGTTGAATGCTCATTGTGCGTTGAGTGGAGTAGTGGACGTGTTGAGAGTACATTGTCATGCAGAAGCTAGAGATACGGTCAAGATGTCGGTAGCCGTCAGAGATGTTTAG